One genomic region from Evansella sp. LMS18 encodes:
- a CDS encoding ornithine--oxo-acid transaminase: MTKTNEVIDLTEKFGAKNYHPLPIVISKAEGVWVEDPEGNRYIDMLSAYSAMNQGHRHPKIIQALKDQADRITLTSRAFHNDQLGLFYEKVSKLTGKNMVLPMNTGAEAVETAVKAVRRWAYRSKGVEENKAEIIVCEENFHGRTMTAVSLSSNEEYKQDFGPMLPGIKVIPFGDTEALKEAITPNTAAFLFEPIQGEAGINIPPEGFLKEAYNICKENNVLYVADEIQAGLGRSGKMFACDWEDVEPDMYILGKALGGGVMPISVVAANDDILGVFEPGSHGSTFGGNPLASAVSVAALEVIEEENLVERSLKLGEYFMDELKKIDNPNIKEVRGKGLFIGVEMTGAARPYCEALKEEGLLCKETHENVIRFAPPLVISEEDLDWAIERVKKVLSN; encoded by the coding sequence GTGACAAAAACTAATGAAGTTATTGACTTGACTGAAAAATTCGGTGCAAAAAACTACCATCCCCTCCCTATAGTTATTTCCAAAGCGGAAGGTGTATGGGTAGAGGATCCTGAGGGAAACCGTTATATTGATATGCTTAGCGCCTATTCAGCTATGAACCAGGGGCATCGTCATCCTAAAATCATCCAGGCGCTTAAAGATCAGGCAGATCGTATTACGTTAACTTCCCGTGCTTTTCATAATGACCAGCTTGGCCTGTTTTATGAAAAAGTATCCAAACTTACGGGGAAAAACATGGTACTTCCAATGAACACAGGCGCCGAGGCTGTGGAAACGGCAGTTAAGGCTGTCCGCCGCTGGGCTTACCGTTCAAAGGGAGTAGAGGAAAATAAAGCTGAAATTATTGTCTGTGAGGAAAACTTCCATGGCAGAACGATGACGGCTGTATCTCTTTCTTCCAATGAGGAATACAAGCAGGATTTCGGTCCGATGCTTCCTGGGATCAAGGTAATTCCTTTCGGGGACACGGAAGCGCTGAAAGAAGCGATTACCCCGAATACGGCAGCATTCCTTTTTGAGCCGATTCAGGGAGAGGCTGGCATAAACATTCCGCCTGAAGGGTTCCTTAAGGAAGCATATAATATCTGTAAAGAAAACAATGTATTATATGTTGCCGATGAAATTCAGGCAGGCCTTGGCAGAAGCGGGAAAATGTTCGCCTGCGACTGGGAGGATGTTGAGCCTGATATGTATATTCTCGGTAAAGCACTCGGAGGAGGCGTGATGCCAATCTCTGTAGTAGCGGCTAACGATGATATACTCGGAGTTTTTGAGCCAGGTTCCCATGGTTCCACGTTTGGCGGTAACCCTCTTGCGAGTGCAGTATCTGTTGCTGCTCTGGAAGTTATAGAGGAAGAAAATCTTGTGGAACGTTCTCTTAAGCTTGGAGAATACTTTATGGATGAGCTTAAAAAGATAGATAATCCGAATATCAAAGAAGTAAGAGGGAAAGGCCTGTTTATCGGAGTGGAGATGACAGGAGCCGCACGCCCTTATTGTGAAGCATTAAAAGAGGAAGGCCTTCTATGTAAAGAAACACACGAAAACGTAATCCGCTTTGCCCCGCCGCTTGTAATATCCGAAGAGGATCTGGACTGGGCGATTGAGCGTGTGAAAAAGGTTCTTTCGAATTAA
- a CDS encoding cytochrome c oxidase subunit 2A — MSEMNKQQSKSNTSGEDHTSLKTTLIFTMTLGVLILLSWFAVFFLFLERS; from the coding sequence ATGAGCGAAATGAACAAGCAACAATCAAAATCCAACACTTCGGGGGAAGATCATACATCGCTGAAAACAACTCTGATATTCACCATGACGCTGGGTGTATTGATTTTACTATCGTGGTTTGCCGTGTTCTTTTTATTTTTAGAGCGTTCTTAA
- the acpS gene encoding holo-ACP synthase: protein MIIGTGLDIVEISRIKALYSRKPAFAKRILTEEEFTIFDRLPEKRKLEYLAGRFSGKEAFAKAAGTGIGRELSFQDIKILNDNNGKPIIHTKSAGSEKVHISITHTATFAAAQVIIETL, encoded by the coding sequence ATGATAATTGGCACAGGTTTGGACATTGTGGAAATCTCCAGGATAAAAGCGCTATACAGCAGGAAGCCTGCTTTTGCGAAAAGAATCCTTACAGAAGAGGAATTCACGATTTTTGACAGGCTTCCTGAAAAAAGAAAGCTGGAGTACCTTGCAGGGAGGTTTTCCGGGAAAGAAGCTTTTGCGAAAGCTGCCGGCACGGGTATCGGCCGTGAGCTTTCCTTTCAGGATATAAAAATATTAAATGACAACAACGGAAAACCAATAATACATACAAAGTCAGCCGGAAGTGAAAAAGTGCATATATCCATCACACATACGGCCACATTCGCGGCTGCGCAGGTAATAATAGAAACTCTGTAA
- a CDS encoding rhomboid family intramembrane serine protease — MFIRTESFGEFVRTYKVITGLVAIHIILHLWVSLFPALWGQEIRLLGMGSNLHIAMGEYWRLITPIFLHAGLMHMLFNSFSLVLFGPALEQMLGPVRFIIAYLATGILANIATFILGSPMMIHVGASGAIFGLFGVYLYMVLMRKDLIDQGSSQVITTILIIAVVMTFVNPRVNILAHLFGLIAGAGLGPLILYGVSRYGRYRRPSSPDGLAFDPNRWQKKARNKQRLKTISLLVGAILVILFFAQYFM, encoded by the coding sequence ATGTTCATACGTACGGAAAGTTTCGGTGAGTTTGTACGAACTTATAAAGTAATTACAGGCCTTGTAGCAATTCATATAATATTACACTTATGGGTATCTTTATTCCCTGCGCTTTGGGGGCAGGAAATCAGGCTGCTCGGGATGGGTAGCAATCTTCATATAGCCATGGGTGAATACTGGCGGCTCATCACCCCCATCTTCCTTCATGCAGGGCTGATGCATATGCTGTTCAACTCTTTTTCCCTCGTCCTGTTTGGCCCGGCACTGGAGCAGATGCTCGGCCCGGTGAGATTTATTATCGCTTATCTGGCAACTGGAATACTTGCCAATATTGCTACTTTCATCCTCGGTTCTCCAATGATGATCCATGTAGGGGCATCAGGGGCAATCTTCGGTTTGTTCGGCGTCTATTTATATATGGTTCTGATGCGGAAAGACCTGATTGACCAGGGAAGCTCCCAGGTAATAACAACGATTTTGATCATCGCTGTAGTTATGACATTCGTTAATCCCCGGGTTAACATCCTGGCCCATCTGTTCGGACTGATTGCAGGGGCAGGTCTTGGTCCGCTGATTCTGTACGGAGTATCCCGTTACGGACGCTACCGCAGGCCCAGCAGTCCGGATGGGCTGGCCTTTGACCCGAACCGCTGGCAGAAAAAAGCTCGTAATAAGCAGCGCCTGAAAACAATCTCTTTATTAGTCGGCGCAATACTCGTAATCCTGTTTTTCGCCCAGTATTTTATGTAG
- the rocF gene encoding arginase, whose amino-acid sequence MKKKISLIGVPMDLGQTRRGVDMGPSAIRYAGVIERLKRLNHEVEDRGDIEIGRPPNFDIKNEQNLKDLEEVVKSNQRLADAVSDASDRGDFPLVLGGDHSIAIGTLAGIANKYENLGVIWYDAHGDLNTGETSPSGNIHGMPLAVSLGIGHTSLTEIGGYAPKIKPENIAIVGARSLDEGEKELIREKGIKVFTMHEIDRLGMTTVMEEAISHVSRNTDGLHLSFDLDALDPQDAPGVGTPVVGGTTYREAHLAMEILAERNIVTSAEFVEVNPILDNKNQTAEAAVALIGSLFGEKLL is encoded by the coding sequence ATGAAGAAAAAAATTTCTCTGATTGGAGTACCTATGGATTTAGGGCAAACTCGCCGGGGAGTAGACATGGGGCCGAGTGCTATCCGCTATGCAGGTGTCATTGAACGCCTGAAACGGCTGAACCATGAAGTGGAAGACCGGGGGGATATTGAAATAGGGCGCCCGCCAAACTTCGATATTAAAAATGAACAGAACCTGAAAGATCTGGAGGAAGTTGTGAAGTCGAACCAGCGGCTTGCTGATGCTGTTTCTGATGCTTCCGACAGAGGCGACTTTCCATTAGTGCTTGGTGGCGACCACAGTATAGCTATCGGTACACTGGCAGGCATAGCTAATAAATACGAAAATCTGGGTGTCATCTGGTATGACGCCCATGGTGATCTAAATACAGGAGAAACGTCACCATCCGGGAATATCCATGGTATGCCGCTGGCGGTAAGCCTGGGCATCGGGCATACTTCCCTGACTGAAATTGGCGGTTATGCTCCAAAAATCAAGCCGGAAAATATTGCGATAGTCGGGGCGCGTTCACTGGATGAAGGGGAAAAAGAGCTCATCCGTGAAAAAGGGATAAAAGTGTTCACGATGCATGAAATTGACCGCCTCGGCATGACCACCGTAATGGAAGAGGCTATTTCTCACGTATCGAGAAATACCGATGGTCTTCACCTGAGTTTTGATCTTGATGCTCTGGATCCTCAGGATGCGCCAGGTGTGGGAACTCCGGTAGTTGGAGGGACAACTTACCGTGAGGCACATTTAGCAATGGAAATACTTGCGGAACGCAACATTGTTACATCTGCAGAGTTTGTTGAGGTTAACCCGATTCTGGATAATAAAAACCAGACAGCGGAAGCAGCAGTGGCGCTGATCGGCTCTCTTTTCGGAGAGAAGCTGCTGTAG
- a CDS encoding ABC transporter ATP-binding protein, with product MSFIQLKNLTKYFAGSNVPSVHSLNLDIEQGEIITLLGPSGCGKTTTLRMIAGFEHPSEGRITIDGKEIFSRTQSLPPEKRGIGMVFQDYALFPHMTILKNVMFGLNRWSTREKKRRALEVLELVGLEDYGNRYPTQLSGGQQQRVALARALAPKPHVVLMDEPFSNLDAGLREKMRFDVTNILRKANTTAIMVTHDQKDAFAVSDRVVVMKDGVIQQIDAPKEMYRCPKNCFVAEFVGKTNLLAGTMDDDLQHIHTHIGKVTLPNKWQERLENVQISIRPEGCRLTDGGAYCGQVERVTYGGEYQELYVRLHNEPNLSKEPMLIYAPVEQDVEVGSIVSFDIKPELVALVEN from the coding sequence ATGAGTTTCATCCAATTAAAAAACTTAACTAAATACTTTGCAGGAAGCAATGTTCCATCGGTCCACTCGCTTAATTTAGATATTGAGCAAGGAGAAATCATTACATTACTGGGACCGAGCGGCTGTGGTAAAACAACGACCTTAAGGATGATTGCAGGCTTCGAGCATCCAAGTGAAGGCCGCATTACTATTGATGGCAAAGAAATATTCAGCAGAACTCAGTCTCTGCCACCAGAAAAAAGGGGTATTGGCATGGTTTTTCAGGACTACGCCCTTTTCCCACATATGACAATTCTTAAAAACGTAATGTTCGGACTGAACAGATGGAGTACCCGTGAGAAAAAACGAAGAGCGCTTGAGGTTCTGGAACTGGTGGGTCTTGAAGATTACGGCAACCGTTATCCAACTCAATTATCCGGAGGACAGCAGCAGCGTGTTGCTTTAGCAAGGGCGCTTGCTCCTAAACCCCACGTAGTGCTGATGGATGAGCCATTCAGTAACCTGGATGCAGGTTTAAGGGAGAAAATGCGTTTTGATGTTACGAATATCTTAAGAAAAGCTAACACGACGGCTATCATGGTTACCCATGACCAGAAAGACGCATTTGCTGTTTCTGACAGGGTTGTAGTTATGAAAGACGGGGTAATCCAGCAGATCGATGCTCCTAAAGAAATGTACCGCTGCCCGAAAAACTGTTTTGTTGCAGAGTTCGTTGGAAAAACAAATCTGCTTGCAGGAACGATGGATGATGATCTGCAGCATATTCATACACATATCGGTAAAGTGACTTTACCTAACAAATGGCAGGAGCGCCTTGAAAACGTGCAGATTTCCATCAGGCCTGAAGGTTGCCGGTTAACCGACGGCGGAGCATATTGCGGCCAGGTAGAACGTGTGACTTACGGCGGGGAATATCAGGAACTGTATGTCCGCCTTCATAACGAACCAAATCTCTCAAAGGAGCCGATGCTCATTTACGCTCCAGTTGAACAGGACGTGGAAGTGGGGTCTATTGTTTCCTTTGATATTAAACCTGAATTAGTGGCTCTAGTGGAAAATTAA
- the mgtE gene encoding magnesium transporter codes for MKEVRKMNTDQLTVLTIKHLKDGKRIALRETLEELHPYDFAELYRALPEKHHYKFLSFLTSKQIADLMMELDQEMQMEVLQKLGIEKSSKVMDIMDNDDLADLLSEISEEKLEEYLSAMQKEESKTVQQLMSYPPETAGGIMTDEFVWIRDYYTVRDAVEKFKSFAEFTRNIYYLYVIDENKKLVGVVSYRDLLLADTNERIGDIMFSRVISVPLTMDQEEVAQLIQRYDFLAVPVVDEKNHLKGIVTVDDVIDVFIEEANEDIEKLSASGKAIDFNTKAVVASYRRLPWLVLLLFIGLITGSILDGFEQTLEQVVALIFFMPMIAGMTGNTGTQSLAVVVRGLVTTTMEKNTVLKLIWRELKVGIIIGITCGALVFIVASLWQSDIIFGTIVGVSLLATLIIGTLAGTIIPLILYHFGVDPAVASGPLITTLNDIFSLLIYFGIATSLLHHLV; via the coding sequence ATGAAAGAGGTGCGAAAAATGAATACAGACCAATTGACGGTTTTAACAATAAAACATCTTAAAGACGGGAAACGTATCGCCCTCAGGGAAACTCTTGAGGAACTGCACCCGTACGATTTCGCAGAGTTGTACCGGGCACTTCCTGAAAAACACCATTATAAGTTCCTTTCTTTCCTGACCTCTAAGCAAATTGCTGACCTTATGATGGAACTGGATCAGGAGATGCAAATGGAGGTCCTCCAGAAGCTGGGGATTGAAAAGTCCTCCAAAGTTATGGATATTATGGATAATGACGACCTTGCCGACCTGCTGAGCGAAATCTCCGAAGAAAAACTTGAAGAGTACCTCTCTGCCATGCAGAAAGAGGAATCTAAAACAGTCCAGCAGCTGATGAGTTACCCTCCTGAAACAGCAGGGGGAATTATGACAGATGAGTTTGTCTGGATCAGGGATTACTACACAGTCAGGGACGCTGTGGAAAAGTTCAAAAGCTTTGCGGAATTCACAAGAAATATCTATTATCTGTATGTCATTGACGAAAATAAAAAGCTGGTAGGCGTCGTATCTTACCGGGATCTGCTTCTGGCTGACACCAATGAAAGAATTGGCGATATTATGTTCAGCAGGGTTATATCAGTCCCGCTGACAATGGACCAGGAAGAAGTGGCCCAGCTAATACAGCGTTATGACTTTTTAGCGGTTCCGGTTGTGGATGAGAAAAATCATCTGAAAGGGATTGTAACAGTCGATGATGTTATCGACGTTTTTATTGAAGAAGCTAATGAGGATATTGAAAAATTATCCGCCTCAGGTAAGGCTATTGATTTTAACACAAAAGCTGTAGTTGCTTCTTACCGGCGCCTACCATGGCTTGTTCTCCTACTATTTATCGGATTAATAACAGGAAGTATTCTTGACGGCTTTGAGCAGACACTGGAGCAGGTAGTCGCATTAATATTCTTTATGCCAATGATCGCCGGTATGACAGGTAATACTGGTACTCAGTCTCTCGCAGTGGTCGTAAGAGGCCTTGTAACAACAACCATGGAAAAGAACACAGTTCTGAAACTCATATGGCGTGAGCTTAAAGTAGGGATTATTATCGGTATCACATGCGGAGCCCTCGTTTTTATTGTCGCCTCCCTCTGGCAGTCAGATATCATATTCGGAACGATTGTCGGCGTTTCCCTGCTCGCTACACTGATTATCGGAACACTGGCAGGTACAATAATACCTCTCATTCTATATCATTTTGGTGTGGATCCTGCGGTCGCTTCAGGTCCGCTTATCACCACTCTGAACGATATTTTTTCCTTACTGATTTATTTCGGCATAGCAACAAGCCTTCTTCATCACCTCGTTTAA
- a CDS encoding cytochrome c oxidase subunit II has protein sequence MHIHKYEKIWLIFGVGSLVLFLGVIGVAAFAFGHQPPSHMATVDAANLDQDPVFSEPGLTKIDESTYRATLVAQAFGYNPNRIEVPEGATVLFEVTSADVVHSFTIPGTNVNFMVTPGHVNMAEHTFNEPGEYLVLCNEYCGTGHHYMSMTIEVVPR, from the coding sequence ATGCACATTCATAAGTATGAAAAAATCTGGCTTATTTTCGGGGTAGGATCTCTTGTACTGTTTCTGGGAGTCATTGGGGTTGCTGCATTTGCTTTCGGCCATCAGCCGCCAAGCCACATGGCTACTGTAGACGCTGCGAATCTCGACCAGGATCCGGTATTCTCCGAGCCTGGACTCACTAAAATTGATGAATCAACATACAGAGCTACACTCGTAGCCCAGGCGTTTGGCTACAATCCAAATCGTATTGAAGTGCCTGAAGGGGCCACTGTCCTTTTTGAAGTAACAAGCGCAGATGTAGTCCACAGTTTCACTATACCTGGCACCAATGTGAATTTCATGGTGACGCCCGGCCACGTCAATATGGCTGAGCACACTTTCAATGAGCCTGGCGAGTACCTCGTTCTTTGTAATGAATATTGCGGTACCGGCCATCACTATATGTCAATGACGATTGAGGTGGTTCCACGATGA
- the pruA gene encoding L-glutamate gamma-semialdehyde dehydrogenase codes for MVVPYKHEPFTDFTVEENHKEFEAALNLVKGELGKEYPLIIGGEKIMTEDKIVSENPANKAEIVGYVSKADQELAEKAMQSALKAFESWKKWTPEARANILFRAAAIIRRRKHEFSAYLVYEAGKPWKEADADTAEAIDFLEYYARQMIRLKDGVEINSREIEHNSFKYIPLGVGVTISPWNFAFAIMAGTTVAPVVTGNTVLLKPASTTPVVAYKFMEVLMESGLPEGVVNYIPGSGSVIGDYLIDHPKTRFVNFTGSKEVGLRIYERAAKVQKGQIWLKRVIAEMGGKDTIIVDNDADLDLAAESITYSAFGFSGQKCSACSRAVIHEDVYDEVLEKVAARTKELSVGPTYMDNSNFMGPVNDQAAFDKVMNYIEIGQKEGKLIAGGEGDSSEGYFIQPTVIADVDPEARIMQEEIFGPVVAFAKAKDFDELLAIANNTEYGLTGAVISNNRDHLERAREEFHVGNLYFNRGCTAAIVGYQPFGGFNMSGTDSKAGGPDYLLHFLQPKTVTDQF; via the coding sequence ATGGTCGTACCTTACAAACATGAACCATTTACAGACTTTACGGTGGAAGAGAACCATAAAGAATTTGAAGCTGCTTTAAATCTCGTAAAAGGTGAACTTGGCAAAGAGTATCCCCTCATCATCGGCGGGGAGAAAATAATGACAGAGGATAAAATCGTTTCGGAAAACCCTGCAAATAAGGCTGAAATCGTAGGGTACGTTTCTAAAGCGGACCAGGAGCTGGCAGAGAAAGCAATGCAGTCTGCTCTGAAGGCTTTCGAATCCTGGAAAAAGTGGACTCCTGAAGCACGGGCAAATATACTTTTCCGTGCTGCTGCAATCATCCGACGCAGGAAGCACGAGTTTTCTGCATACCTTGTTTACGAAGCAGGGAAACCGTGGAAGGAAGCAGATGCAGATACTGCGGAAGCGATTGATTTTCTGGAGTATTATGCCCGTCAGATGATCCGCCTGAAAGATGGAGTGGAAATCAATTCCCGTGAAATCGAGCATAACTCCTTTAAATATATCCCCCTTGGTGTCGGGGTAACAATATCACCATGGAATTTTGCTTTTGCTATTATGGCAGGTACCACCGTTGCGCCTGTAGTAACCGGAAATACGGTACTGCTTAAGCCAGCATCCACTACTCCTGTAGTTGCTTATAAATTTATGGAAGTACTGATGGAATCAGGTCTCCCTGAAGGAGTTGTAAACTATATACCAGGAAGCGGCTCTGTGATTGGGGATTATCTCATAGACCATCCTAAAACACGTTTTGTTAACTTCACAGGATCTAAAGAAGTGGGCCTGAGAATATATGAGCGTGCTGCGAAAGTACAGAAAGGTCAGATTTGGCTGAAGCGTGTTATTGCGGAAATGGGTGGTAAAGATACTATAATAGTAGATAATGATGCAGATCTGGATCTTGCTGCAGAATCTATCACATATTCCGCGTTTGGTTTTTCCGGGCAGAAATGCTCTGCATGCTCCCGGGCGGTAATCCATGAAGATGTCTACGATGAAGTTTTGGAAAAAGTGGCAGCCCGCACGAAAGAGCTGTCAGTTGGCCCTACTTATATGGATAATTCCAATTTCATGGGACCTGTAAACGACCAGGCTGCCTTTGATAAAGTCATGAATTATATCGAAATTGGACAAAAGGAAGGAAAATTGATTGCCGGTGGCGAAGGAGATTCTTCTGAAGGATATTTCATTCAGCCAACAGTTATCGCTGATGTGGATCCGGAAGCAAGGATTATGCAGGAAGAAATCTTCGGTCCGGTAGTAGCATTTGCAAAGGCGAAGGATTTTGACGAACTTCTTGCAATTGCAAATAATACGGAATACGGACTGACAGGTGCTGTTATATCAAATAACCGGGATCATCTGGAACGGGCACGTGAGGAATTCCATGTTGGGAATCTTTATTTCAACCGTGGATGTACAGCGGCAATCGTAGGCTACCAGCCATTTGGCGGTTTTAATATGTCAGGTACAGATTCCAAAGCCGGAGGGCCTGACTACCTGCTCCACTTCCTGCAGCCTAAGACTGTGACAGACCAGTTCTGA
- a CDS encoding cbb3-type cytochrome c oxidase subunit I, producing the protein MNITNLAVDITQQVKPGVDPKDKKLTIYHMSVAFVAFIIGVLGGLLQGLARGGLIPLPSWLGYYQILTAHGVLLALVFTTYFIFGFFFAGISYTHGPLTKGLRKLGWTGFTVMSIGAVLATIMILMNEASVLYTFYAPLAAHWLFYIGLTLFVVGTWISSAAILTHFYRWKKENPAERSPLFSFMTTATLLLWIVSSLGAAVSILFLILPWALGLTDSVNVLLTRTLFWYFGHPLVYFWIMPTYMVWYLVIPKLIGGRLFSSSLAKLAFVLFLLFSTPVGFHHMLMESGVTEFWKFLQTVLTFAVVIPSLLTAFSIFATFEQTGREKGGKGIISWLKKLPWGDVRFFAPFMGMMFFIPAGIGGLINASFSLNAVVHNTLWVVGHFHLTVGTTVILTFFGMAYWLLPMLTGRRFTKHANRCGIVQTWLWSIGMFLMSGAMHILGLFGAPRRTAYATYQDAPQAVAWFEGIFASHITVAVGGVILTAAGVLMFYNFIYLTLLAPKGETEFPMTPDPHDMKESPKFLENWKLWLIITALLIVFAYTIPIYDMIVNSPPGSPVFNNLIK; encoded by the coding sequence ATGAATATTACAAATTTAGCGGTTGATATTACTCAGCAAGTAAAACCAGGTGTAGATCCAAAAGATAAAAAGTTGACTATTTACCATATGTCCGTGGCATTCGTTGCCTTCATTATCGGAGTACTTGGGGGATTGCTCCAGGGACTTGCAAGGGGTGGACTGATTCCTCTCCCGAGCTGGCTCGGTTATTATCAAATATTAACTGCCCACGGAGTTTTACTGGCACTCGTATTTACTACTTACTTTATATTTGGTTTCTTCTTCGCGGGAATAAGCTATACACACGGTCCGTTAACTAAAGGCTTAAGAAAACTTGGCTGGACCGGATTTACTGTAATGTCCATCGGGGCAGTCCTTGCGACTATTATGATACTAATGAACGAAGCCTCGGTTTTATATACTTTTTATGCACCTCTGGCTGCTCACTGGCTGTTTTATATCGGTTTGACATTATTTGTGGTTGGTACATGGATTTCAAGCGCTGCTATCCTGACTCATTTTTATCGCTGGAAAAAAGAAAACCCGGCAGAAAGATCTCCTTTATTCAGCTTTATGACAACTGCCACACTCCTGCTCTGGATTGTGTCAAGTCTTGGGGCCGCTGTTTCCATTCTGTTCCTGATTCTGCCTTGGGCCCTTGGGCTGACTGACAGTGTGAACGTCTTGCTTACTCGTACGTTATTCTGGTACTTTGGCCATCCGCTCGTATACTTCTGGATCATGCCTACGTATATGGTATGGTACTTAGTTATACCGAAGCTGATAGGCGGAAGATTGTTCAGCAGTTCTCTTGCAAAGCTTGCTTTTGTCCTGTTCCTGCTGTTTTCCACCCCGGTTGGATTCCACCATATGCTCATGGAGTCCGGGGTTACGGAATTCTGGAAGTTTCTGCAGACAGTGTTAACTTTTGCGGTTGTGATTCCGTCCTTATTAACCGCGTTCTCGATTTTCGCAACATTCGAGCAGACCGGCAGAGAAAAAGGCGGCAAAGGGATTATCAGCTGGCTTAAAAAGCTTCCTTGGGGAGACGTAAGATTTTTCGCACCGTTTATGGGAATGATGTTCTTCATTCCTGCAGGGATTGGCGGTTTAATCAACGCCAGTTTCAGCTTGAATGCGGTGGTGCATAATACCCTTTGGGTGGTAGGTCATTTCCATTTAACAGTTGGAACTACAGTCATCCTTACTTTCTTCGGAATGGCTTACTGGCTTCTGCCTATGCTTACCGGACGCCGCTTTACAAAGCATGCAAACCGGTGCGGAATAGTGCAGACCTGGCTCTGGTCAATTGGAATGTTCCTTATGTCGGGAGCGATGCATATTCTCGGTTTATTCGGGGCACCGCGCCGTACTGCCTATGCAACATACCAGGATGCTCCACAGGCAGTCGCCTGGTTTGAAGGGATATTCGCCAGCCATATTACAGTGGCTGTCGGAGGGGTAATACTGACAGCCGCAGGAGTACTGATGTTCTACAATTTCATTTATTTGACTTTGTTAGCGCCTAAGGGAGAAACAGAGTTCCCAATGACTCCTGATCCGCATGATATGAAAGAGAGCCCTAAGTTCCTGGAAAACTGGAAATTGTGGCTGATTATCACAGCTCTGCTAATTGTGTTCGCATACACAATTCCAATTTACGATATGATTGTGAACTCACCTCCTGGCTCACCGGTTTTCAACAACTTAATTAAATAA